CGCAAGAACAATCTTCTTACCTTCTGCATTTGCAACAACGCCTGCATCACTGACCGTTACTGCTAGGTTTACGTAATGATCTGGAAACTTTAAAATGTTTGTTCTGTTGCCATAACTCGTTTTTTCAAATTTCATCGTCTATTCCTCCTTTTTATTCGAAGTAATTTTTTCGTGCTGTTTCGAGCCCTGCGTGTCCTTTTGCAAATTCTGCAATTTGTTTTCCAAATCCACCGTCATCTTTAGCTCCATCTTTGCCATCAGACCCTTTTCCGTCTGCAGGAGTGAAACCTTTGAATGCCGGCTTGTCATCCGTATCCTGCGCAAACAAATAGCCATCCGACTCCGACAGGGTTTTCAATTGCTCATCAAGACCGAGCAATTTCTCCCCATCTAGTTTGATGGCTTCTGTATTAAGTAGTGCTTTTATCGCTTTAGGGTTCTTAACCTTAGCGTCCGTTAATGCACGTTCAAGCGCAAATTCATAGGACTGCTTCTGAATCTTATCTTCGTATTCAGTCTTGGTGGTAGTGTTCTCCCCTTGAAGCTTCACAATTTCAGCTTTCAGTTCTTCACTGGCACCTGCTGTTTTCTTCAATTCTTCAAGCTGAGTATCACGAGCTGCTAAGTCAGTATCAAGTTGTTTCTTAGCTGCATTCACTTCATCGAAACGTGATTTGGGGATCATTGCACCATAACCTGCGATAATCTTATCCGCCTGTTCTTCTGTCATACCTAGCGCTACCAATTGTTCTTTAGTCATTAATGTTTCCTCCATTCATCTTCACTTTTTAACCCGGTCGTGTCCGGTGACGTCTTTATAGTTAACGTCCATAAATACCAAAATGACGAGGTATTAATAAGCTCCAGTAGTAACTTTTAAAAGTTCTTCGTGCATTCGCTCGGTTATTCCATTAGCTATTCTCCCTATGGCCGTTTCATCCTTCATGTTAAACGATTGATTAACCGTTACTGCTGGACTGAGCTTATTCTGTTCGAAGAAAGAAGCTAGAAGAATGGGTCTGATTCGCTCGT
This region of Sporosarcina sp. ANT_H38 genomic DNA includes:
- a CDS encoding phage scaffolding protein, producing MTKEQLVALGMTEEQADKIIAGYGAMIPKSRFDEVNAAKKQLDTDLAARDTQLEELKKTAGASEELKAEIVKLQGENTTTKTEYEDKIQKQSYEFALERALTDAKVKNPKAIKALLNTEAIKLDGEKLLGLDEQLKTLSESDGYLFAQDTDDKPAFKGFTPADGKGSDGKDGAKDDGGFGKQIAEFAKGHAGLETARKNYFE